In a single window of the Terriglobus roseus genome:
- the menC gene encoding o-succinylbenzoate synthase, giving the protein MKIDAIVMREIKMPLVHPFVTSFGKTTDRRILLIEVQSEGFSAWGECVAGEHPYFSDEMIDTAWTITEHELATRMIGKDIAAGRDVPAMLLQVRGHRMAKAALENAVWDLEAQVKGISLAKLLGGTRDTIACGVSIGMQPSIEQQLAKVETEVAAGYQRIKLKCQPGYDSKMFAAVRERWPDILLSCDANSAYQLSDADHIASWDEFKLLMIEQPLWYDDFYFHAQLQKRINTPICLDECIRNARDAQAALELGSGRIINIKVGRVGGFTEAIAVHDVARQHGVPVWCGGMLESGIGRAQNIALSSLPNFSLPGDVSASKRYWSEDIIEPEVIVSSAGEIVVPTAAGRGYEVRQDRVDALTVRQQRLSI; this is encoded by the coding sequence ATGAAGATCGATGCAATCGTAATGCGTGAGATCAAGATGCCACTGGTGCATCCGTTTGTGACCAGCTTCGGCAAAACGACCGATCGCCGCATCCTTCTCATCGAGGTCCAGTCCGAAGGCTTTTCCGCATGGGGCGAGTGCGTCGCGGGTGAGCACCCCTACTTCTCGGACGAGATGATCGACACGGCGTGGACCATCACCGAGCACGAACTCGCAACCCGCATGATCGGTAAGGACATCGCCGCGGGGCGCGACGTGCCCGCCATGCTGCTGCAGGTGCGCGGACACCGCATGGCAAAGGCCGCGCTTGAGAACGCGGTGTGGGACCTGGAGGCACAGGTCAAAGGCATCTCGCTCGCAAAGCTGCTGGGCGGCACGCGTGACACGATCGCCTGCGGTGTCTCCATCGGCATGCAGCCATCTATCGAGCAGCAGCTGGCCAAAGTAGAGACAGAAGTCGCCGCGGGCTATCAGCGAATCAAGCTGAAGTGCCAGCCCGGCTATGACTCGAAGATGTTTGCCGCAGTGCGCGAACGCTGGCCTGACATTCTGCTGAGCTGCGATGCGAATTCTGCCTATCAACTCAGCGATGCGGACCATATCGCGTCGTGGGATGAATTCAAGCTGCTAATGATTGAACAGCCGCTCTGGTATGACGACTTCTACTTCCACGCGCAATTGCAGAAGCGCATCAATACGCCCATCTGCCTCGACGAATGTATCCGCAATGCGCGTGATGCGCAGGCTGCACTGGAACTGGGAAGCGGTCGCATCATCAACATCAAGGTTGGCCGTGTTGGCGGCTTCACGGAGGCCATTGCGGTGCACGATGTGGCCCGGCAGCATGGCGTGCCGGTGTGGTGTGGCGGCATGCTGGAGAGCGGCATCGGACGTGCGCAGAACATCGCTCTCAGCAGCCTGCCAAACTTCTCACTGCCGGGTGATGTCTCCGCCTCCAAACGCTACTGGAGCGAGGACATCATCGAGCCGGAAGTCATTGTCAGTAGTGCAGGCGAGATCGTGGTCCCGACCGCCGCGGGCCGTGGATACGAAGTCAGGCAAGACCGCGTGGATGCATTGACGGTCCGGCAGCAGAGACTGAGCATCTAG